CGCCCAGGCCACCCGCGCCGCGATCTTCGACCGGCTCGGCTCGGTGTCGTGGTGGCCGGGCTGGTACGGCGGCATGGAGCTGCCGACGTACTCGGTGATGGCGCCCGGGATCATGGCCACGATCGGCGACCTGGTCGGCAACAGCGACGCCGGTGTCGCGATCACCGGCGCCATCGCCTCGGCGATCTGCATGTGGACCGGGCACCAGCTGCTGAAGGGCTCGGCCCGTCCGCGGGCGGCGAGCGTGGCGTTCGCGGGGACCGTCCTGCTCAACCTCTTCGGCGGGCGGATCACCTTCCTGGTCGGCCTGGCCGCGGCCATGCTCGCGGTCTACGCCCTCATGCACCGGCACCCGTGGCTGGCCGGGCTGGCCACCATCGCCAGCGTGCTCGGGAGCCCGCTCGCGGGGCTGTTCACCGGCATCGTGGCCGCAGCGGTCCTGGTCAGCGACCGCTCGCGCCGGCCCCAGGCCCTCGTGGTGGGCGTGGCCACCGCCGCGTCGCTGGGCACCCTGGCCGTGCTGTTCCGCAACCCCGGCGTGATGGGGTCTCCGCCGGCGCAGATCCTGTTCGCCCTGCTCGGCATCGTCCTGGTCTGGATCGCCTGCCGCAACGAGCCCACCATCAGGGCCGGCGCCGTGATCATCGCGGTCGGCCTCCTGGTCTGTCTGGTGGTGCCCAACAGCGTCGGGCTCAACCTGACCCGGATGGTGTGGCTGCTCGCGGCCCCGCTGATCGTGGGCTACGGCCACCGGCCCGACAAGCACGTCCTGGCCCTGACCGCGCTGGCCCTGGTCTTCCCCGCGGTGGACGTGACCTGGCAGCTCGCCGAGGCCGACTCGCCGTCGGCGTCCGCGCCGTACTACGCGCCGCTGCTCCACCAGCTCGGGCAGCGCCTCGACTCCGGCGCCCACCTCGGCCAACGGGTCGAGGTCGTGGAGCCGCAGACCAAGGGCGCCGCACGCTACGTCGGCGAGACCACCCCCGTGGCCCGCGGGTGGGAGCGCCAGGCCGACGTCGTGGACAACCCGATCTTCTACAACGACGGCGCCCTCGACGCGACGTCGTACCGTCAGTGGCTCGACCAGCTGGCCGTCGCCTACGTCGCGGTGCCGGCCACCAAGCTGGACTTCGCGTCGGTCGACGAGGCGAAGCTGATCGCCACCGGCCTGCCCTACCTGCACCTGGTCTGGAGCAACCCGGACTGGAAGCTCTACCGGGTCGCGGACCCCGCTCCGCTCCTGCGTGGCGCCCAGATCATCTCGATGTCGGGCAACCAGCTGCGGATGCAGGTCAGCAAGCCGGGCCTGGTGCCGATCCAGATCCGGTGGTCCGACCATCTCGCGGTGCTCGACGGCACCGTGCCGGTGTCGCTGGGCGTCCGGGCGCACGGGTGTCTGTCGCAGAACGGCGACTGGACCCTGCTGCACGCCCGGCGCGCCGGCACCTACGTGCTCACGTCCGACTTCGACGTGCTCCCCGACCGCCAGCAGCGCGGCGGGGTCTGCCCCAACCCGGGCTCCTAGCTGCCCGGCTGCGCCGCGGCAGCCGCGTCGCGCCGATGGGCGCGCGCGGAGACCAGCAGGATCAGCAGCCCGGCCACGGCGAGCACCGCGCCGACGAACGACGGGGCGCGGTAGCCCCAGCCGGCCGCGATCACCAGCCCACCCAGCCACGCCCCGACGGCGTTGCCGATGTTGAGCGAGGAGTGGTTCATCGCCGCCCCCAGGGTCTGGGCGTCGCCGGCGACGTCCATCAGCCGCAGCTGGAGGTTGACCACCAGGACCGACGAGGACACGGCGACCAGGAAGGCCGGGAGCAGGGACGGCCAGCCGGTGGGTGCGACCAGGCCGAAGGCGACCAGGAGCACCGCCATCGCGGCCGACGAGCCGAGCAGGGACCGGAACACCGACCAGTCGGCGAGTGCCCCGGCCACCCAGGTCCCGGCCACCATGCCGAGGCCGAACACGAGCAGGAAGACCGGTACGGCGCCGTCCGGCAGGCCACCGACGACCGTGACCACGTTGGCGATGTAGGAGTAGAGCGCGAACATCCCGCCGAAGCCGATGGCGCCGGCCAGCAGGGTCAGCCAGGCCTGGGGCTCGGCGAACAGCCGGAGCTCGCGCCGGCCGGTCGCGTCGGCGTTGCCGGGGCCGGTCGGCACGAACGCGAGGATCAGGGCCACGGTCAGCATCGACAGGGACGCCGCGACCCAGAACGCCGAGCGCCAGCCGAGGTGCTGCCCGAGGAAGGTGGCGGCCGGCACTCCGACGACATTGGCCACCGACAGCCCCAGCATCACCATCGCCACGGCCCGCCCCTGCCGACCCGGCCGGGCCAGGTCGGCGGCGACCAGTGACGCGACGCCGAAGAAGGCGCCGTGCGGGACACCGTCCAGGAAGCGGGCCAGCAGCAGCAGGTCGTAGCTGCCGGCGAGGGCGCTGAGTGCGTTGGCAACGGCGTACGTCGTCATCAGGGCGACCAGCAGGGCACGGCGCGGCAGCCGCGCGCCGCTGACCGCCAGGATCGGGGCGCCGACGACCACGCCGAGGGCGTAGGCCGAGATCAGGTGGCCCGCTGTCGGGATGTCGACCGCGACCCCGTCGGCGATCTGGGGCAGCAGCCCCATCACCATGAACTCCGTGGTCCCGATCGCGAAGCCGCCCATGGCCAGGGCGAGGGTCGCCAGCTGCACGCGTGCTGCTCCGGCGACGTGCGTCGTCGCGCCGGCCGACGTCTCCGCGCTCAGAGACTGACCAACGTG
This genomic window from Nocardioides cynanchi contains:
- a CDS encoding DUF2029 domain-containing protein; translated protein: MSLQSTISSLRTRRMLTWFVPAVGLALYLILVPQVPDFAAQATRAAIFDRLGSVSWWPGWYGGMELPTYSVMAPGIMATIGDLVGNSDAGVAITGAIASAICMWTGHQLLKGSARPRAASVAFAGTVLLNLFGGRITFLVGLAAAMLAVYALMHRHPWLAGLATIASVLGSPLAGLFTGIVAAAVLVSDRSRRPQALVVGVATAASLGTLAVLFRNPGVMGSPPAQILFALLGIVLVWIACRNEPTIRAGAVIIAVGLLVCLVVPNSVGLNLTRMVWLLAAPLIVGYGHRPDKHVLALTALALVFPAVDVTWQLAEADSPSASAPYYAPLLHQLGQRLDSGAHLGQRVEVVEPQTKGAARYVGETTPVARGWERQADVVDNPIFYNDGALDATSYRQWLDQLAVAYVAVPATKLDFASVDEAKLIATGLPYLHLVWSNPDWKLYRVADPAPLLRGAQIISMSGNQLRMQVSKPGLVPIQIRWSDHLAVLDGTVPVSLGVRAHGCLSQNGDWTLLHARRAGTYVLTSDFDVLPDRQQRGGVCPNPGS
- a CDS encoding MFS transporter, coding for MQLATLALAMGGFAIGTTEFMVMGLLPQIADGVAVDIPTAGHLISAYALGVVVGAPILAVSGARLPRRALLVALMTTYAVANALSALAGSYDLLLLARFLDGVPHGAFFGVASLVAADLARPGRQGRAVAMVMLGLSVANVVGVPAATFLGQHLGWRSAFWVAASLSMLTVALILAFVPTGPGNADATGRRELRLFAEPQAWLTLLAGAIGFGGMFALYSYIANVVTVVGGLPDGAVPVFLLVFGLGMVAGTWVAGALADWSVFRSLLGSSAAMAVLLVAFGLVAPTGWPSLLPAFLVAVSSSVLVVNLQLRLMDVAGDAQTLGAAMNHSSLNIGNAVGAWLGGLVIAAGWGYRAPSFVGAVLAVAGLLILLVSARAHRRDAAAAAQPGS